Proteins from one Mercurialis annua linkage group LG7, ddMerAnnu1.2, whole genome shotgun sequence genomic window:
- the LOC126657026 gene encoding uncharacterized protein LOC126657026: MGSCSLVKTRLFKIALSHFMNIYSSSRPNRISEATAGLCPKVSAEMNRRLTRPFSEDEIKKATFSIGPNTALGQDGMTGILLHANWEVLKENVCEAAAIIPIIISAQQSAFTKGRIILDNILLAHELTHQLKTKRGRFNFDLALKLDMSKAYKRVEWGFVKRVLWKLGFNHIWICWIMNCITSVSYSVNFNGASHGFIWPLKGFRQGDRLSLFLFLLCARCFSSLIAQAELNDELSGVQISWRSPRVFHLLFADDSLRFFKASLVQVQKFQHVLKFRNTPEGLRAQLAAQLRVSNVGGHDKYLGLPVVVCKSKAEMSREICAKVRQKVTGWKENLLFLWREGIAH, translated from the exons ATGGGGTCCTGTTCTTTAGTCAAAACTAGGTTATTTAAGATAGCCCTCAGCcattttatgaatatttattCTTCGTCTCGCCCTAATAGGATTTCTGAAGCTACCGCTGGGCTGTGCCCTAAGGTGTCTGCTGAGATGAACAGACGTCTTACAAGGCCTTTTTCGGAGGACGAAATCAAGAAAGCTACTTTCTCCATCGGTCCAAATACAGCCCTAGGGCAGGACGGGATGACTGGGATATTGTTACATGCGAATTGGGAGGTTTTGAAGGAAAATGTTTGTGAG GCTGCAGCTATCATCCCTATTATCATTAGTGCTCAGCAAAGTGCATTCACGAAAGGCAGGATAATTTTAGACAATATTTTGCTTGCTCACGAGTTAACTCACCAGTTGAAGACCAAGAGAGGGCGCTTTAACTTTGATCTAGCGCTCAAGCTTGATATGAGCAAAGCATATAAACGAGTGGAGTGGGGTTTTGTCAAGCGTGTCTTGTGGAAATTGGGTTTTAATCACATCTGGATTTGTTGGATAATGAATTGTATAACCTCGGTATCTTATTCGGTTAACTTCAATGGTGCTTCTCATGGTTTTATTTGGCCCTTGAAGGGCTTCCGACAGGGAGACCGACTTTCCCTCTTTCTATTTTTGTTATGCGCAAGGTGTTTCTCTTCTCTAATTGCACAGGCTGAATTGAATGATGAGCTCTCGGGTGTGCAAATTTCATGGAGGAGTCCAAGAGTGTTTCACCTCCTTTTTGCAGATGACTCGCTTCGCTTCTTCAAAGCTTCGCTTGTCCAAGTGCAGAAATTCCAACATGTCCTTAAGTT TCGGAATACTCCGGAAGGGTTGCGCGCTCAGTTAGCAGCACAACTCAGAGTTTCGAATGTGGGAGGTCATGACAAATACTTGGGCCTGCCAGTAGTGGTTTGTAAATCAAAAGCTGAAATGTCAAGGGAAATTTGTGCTAAAGTTCGTCAGAAAGTCACGGGCTGGAAGGagaatttactttttttatggCGAGAGGGAATTGCTCATTAA